TTGCTCAACTTCACCtcttatatttacctcttatttacGTATTACGTATTTATTTCAcgtcacagaaacatgcaatagcaaggCATTGGTAACACGCATTACTAAGTTAATGGGGCACGTGCTGTACATTCTGCAGCGTTCATGTCTTacataacattacataaaaaacaaaatagcGTCATGCCTTTTGAAAATTGTGTTTTCTTTGCCTATATATTTTCTGCGGATTAAATGCGAAAGGATTTTGTTTATTAGTTATTgatatttgggctgtgaatagttattgggatgcttttgggctagttttgaatgtccattgaGATGGTTTTGATAcacgaatctggcaaccctggctgtgtgcttgcGCAGACATTTAGTTTGGATCATTtgaatcagattgcaatgtttagggttcATGAAAACATTATTGTCGTAACCTGCAATcagattaaattcagtcggattgacacaattttgtgcatgtaaacatagtcaCTGTCATATCTGATCCGTCTGATGTCTCTCTGGCACACGCAGGTCGGCAGGACACATACACAAGCGTGTGACTGAACATCTAGGTGTGACGTATTACGTGAACGAGCGCTTCAATCAAGACTTCAGTGGATTGAGTGTAAAACAGGTGGAGAGCAGCGTGGAGGACGATTACATCTCCAACCTGAGAAACAACTGCTGGAAAGAGAAACAACAGAGTACGTCATATACTTTATACATAAACACTTCAATGCATTTGAGTGAATGAGTCACATTTGTGTTTCCAAACTCATGTCTGGATTTGAATCAAAGTGTTGATTCATTCAGAGTGAAAGCTGGATCATACTGGATTTCAGCTGAATCACATGAATCTTCTTCCTGACCTGAAGTTACTGAGATATTTGACTCACATTCACACTCGCATATAGTCACGTTTAAACTTGGCATGTCAGGACGTGATGCTGTGTGTTTGACGTCAGTGAGGTCAAATGGTGTCATTTTGCCAGGGTATACCAATTACATTTGACAGCATTGAAGAGGATGATATTTCCTAAATAAAGGCTTAATTGTAGTTTGTTTCTCACACAGTAGCTTCAAatgacttttttaatgtttgtgttGTAGAGGAAGGATTGCTGTATCGTGCACGGTATTTCGGTGACACTGATTTGTACCAGCGGGCACAGAGAATGGGAACACCGAGCTGCTCTCGACTATCGGATGTTCAGGCTTCTCTACATGGATAAAACTTTGTTATTTGTTATATCTGCACTACCTGGTGAGGGTGCTATATTTAACATATTACATTCAGCTGCTGGGTGCATCACAATTCAGGGTCTGGACCCTTTGAAGGCAAGGCTCAATATTTGAAGGCGGCAGCTTCTAAAGGCCACAAaatgaactgaaatgagacgttctcagacttttaaaaataaatatggagccagatattttattttattttagaaaatataacacactgatgcagattaaactatccaacactatttaaaggtcacgttcttcctgatcccattttgtaaaccctagttagtgtgtaatgttgctataatagcataaataatacctgtaaaaggataaagctcaaagttcactgccaggcgatatattttctttaacagaattcgcctttcaaagcctacagcgaacggctgatttggactacagccctctacttcctgctttaatgatgtcactagtacagttttttgactaaactccgcccacaggaatacgtcagttaTCGGCAAGCTAAGCAGCTATcggaatcacaacacactaaacaaactaccaATTCAAAACTCGttacatatttctgaaggagggacttcatagagcaaggaagacatcagcctgtttttaggacagtgaaaacagcggtatacagataagtaaattgtgtgaaaaaaaatgaatttttttatacgtgaaacatgaacacatgttatattgcacactgtaaacacaatcaaagctttaaaaacacagaaagaacgggacctttaatatTCACCAAccttatacaaaaaatatacaaaagcaaaaAGCAACAGGCACAACCCTAATCtagcaataatattaattcacatcacttaaacatcatttataatattatttaaaacagtcacaaggacctttaatttgcaaaatatacacttttatttaactacagtttttaatgtttatttcaaaatacccagACGTCACGGGTGCGCTTTGAATCTTGGGATTCAATGCCTTCAAAAACGGCCTTGGAAggcctgaattgggatgcaccatTAGTCTGAGTTGGGTTTAACTCtgtccctgccaatgatgagtttttatggcaatgcatatttccgctattatccactaggtgacactcttacacaacttataaaacactaaagcatccgctgatccaaaaacagtaaaaacaacatttttttatcatcactgatctctaacaaaattccttcacaaaaatgcaataatctcagctttttgtttaaaattaggttttttttaagaaaccaatgtttgagaggtgaaaaaagagaacaaatgaaaagcagagggtctgttgtTTTATTTGACATACTGTTTGTTTATATTAATCCTGGGCATAAATTAATCTAGATTAGTCTCatacaaaaaaaagtattttttgcataatatacgaGTTTGtgatatgtatatatatatatatatatatacatttaagaaatgttttatttaaatatcgttgttttatttatatataaaatataaataaatgtatatacacatggaaatgttaaatacatacatgaatgtgtgtgtatttatatatacataataatttcacacagcacaaacttatatgttatgcaaaatattacttttattttgtatgagattaatctagattaatctatgcccagctctagtttatatatttaaagaagaacattttctggaaggcattaaacttttgtaaaaatcttaaaaatgctgaccggcaacttaaaaaaacaacgctggcggggaaagagttaataaatgtCCTCTTGTACCTTAACAAATGTCCAAACGTACAACATGCAACTAATTCATATATTAATATTCCTTTCTTTTCACTCGCAGGTTCCAAAAACAATCACTGGAATACATTCTTTTTGatgatttatatttatatctTTGCAGGGATTTTACGGATTAAATCGTGGAATGTTAGGAGTTTAACTGCTGTACATGTCATATTTATTGAAGGATCACATAGGATTATTTATTTCATATGAAGTTTTATTTTCTACATGCCAGAGATGACACTGTTTTACTCTGAATACAAATAAAGATCTTAGGTGCTGCTGTCCTGTCTGTGGGTGGGTGTGAACTTTTCATTGGAAGTGTGAACCATATTTCACACGCAGAACGTCAGCTGACGTCAGACATCTGAATCATGCACTTTGGCACGTTCGTAGCACTGAAGAAATGAATCTGTCAACCAGCAAAACTTGAAACTAACTAGCATGAACAACTGAAGGCTAAACCTTCACTTAATATATTGATCAAAGTTATCAGTTAATCACATTAGTGATTGCTGAAGTCAAACTGACAAAGCAAGCTTGCAAAGATTATATTTTGTCATGACAAAAGACTTCTCTGTGAATCTATACTTTACTGGTATcaataaatgaaaatattgtgaaataaacTTTGCTTCAGGATCCAGATTTTATACTGCATCAAATCATAATTGAGTATTATTAACTCCTTAGATTGGAATTTTACAGTCTAAATATTACCATGAATACATGGCATGGGCCAAATCAACTTTACAAACAGCAGAGGTTTAATTTTAGCTGAAAATGTTTGGGTTTCATTGTGGTTTTTGAGGATGAGGTCTTATGTAAACTCTCCAAATCTGCTAAATTTGGACCAGAAAATAGCAACATCaagtacagttttttttttaagatattaGGCTAGGTAATGTCGCATCATTTATAATGTtgttaaaaaattatgtttttttacgtTCTCATGTCCCCATCCGAACCGTTTGCCCAATATAcgttaaaaacacacaaagaattgttcttttttcaaaaaataatttattttctgCACTTTAAATGAAAAAGTACAAAAAGTGTACACCTTGTATTTgaatatcaaataaatatgaTGCATggatatgcatttaaaaacaaacattgatttGAACTAAAGGCGTCCGGTCACATCCAGACACATTGTTAAATCGATCCGAGCTGGCACTTGCATGAAagacaaataataaaaacatcacaTGAAGTTTGCTACACGACTGCATGCAAAATAGCTGCCACATCTGGTTTCCATAAACCTGAGGTAAAcgtttcataaaaataaaaaaaaaaccgtcTCAATGCAAACTGTTAGCAAAGTGCAACATCTGCATACCATACATACTGTATTACATAATCTTTTAGTCCTTTATGTACCCTATAACTGCATTTAAAAATGCCCTGCTGGAAGACTCGTAACTTACTGCTTTCAACAGTCACACAACTTCGGTCCTCTCAtgagaaagaacaaaacagTTACAtgaaatttattaaaaaaaaaaaaaaaaacactaggAGGTTCACATAGTCAGGCTCTCAACATTCTTCAATAAGAAGTTCTTCAGAGCTGTACagttttcttttaataactcGAAATCCAGTGCTGAGTTTAAGTGCATGTCTGAGCGCAGGCGAGGCTGGAGATCTGCCCGTGAAAAGCCCCTGGATTTTAGGCCAGAGACCTTTAGAGTCCAGCCTGAGCACCAGAGTCAGATGAAAGGTAGGCACCAGGTAAGGGTCCACCGCTATCTGCCCCACGGCCTCACAGTTGTCCCTCTGCTCCACGCAGAGGTCGACGAGCGCCCCCCGCAGGCCGCAGGGCTCgctgacagacagatggaccAGCTCCTGGCCAATGTGCTCCAGAAGTTTCTCAGGAATGAGAAGTTTGGAGCAGTGCAATACGTCGTCTTTAGCTTCAGTGAGGTTATCGGAGATGAGCTGGACCACATCTTTACAGAGAGCCTCCTCGCTCGGGTCAAAAAACATCTCGCTTTCTGACAGATCGGGCAAGGATATGGAACCTGTGAGAGAGGAACACCACCACATTAAAGCCATGAACaacatggaaatatttaaagATGCAATAATGCTGTAGATCAGACTTTACCTGTATCAGACTGGTCATCTGTACTGCTGCTTTGATTGTCTGAATCTGAGTCCACGCTGTGGAGCTTCTGAAGCAGTCTGCTCCAGGACAAACGCTTGGATGAAGCATCAGATGTTGGGGTGGATGGAAGATTGGAGTCTTCAGACAAAATGCTGGATATCAGATGTTCCTGCATTGTGTTATCTTGATGGGTCTAAAAAGTCACTGTAGAAGAAAGAATACAGCTGTTATTAATGAGACTTTCATACAAAACAACAAGTCAGGTCAACAAAGAACTTCACTAAAAATCTATTTAACACTATTAGTTTTAATAATCAGATGATATTATATTCATTGCACAAGTCTGATGATGATACTAAAGTAACATACATGACTCAAGTACGTGCATGTTTAATGATACATTGTTGCTTTGTGCTGCAAAATCTGAATGATCTAACGCATTAAAAACCTCGCAAACATCAAAATCGAGCTCTTACCTAAATCTTTGCTTGTATCGCAGCAGTGTCGCTTTAGATCCGATCAATTCAGTGCAGATTTATAGTCGGTAAACTAACAAAGACGAGCGTGATGAATGTAAGTGCAGTAGCTGTTTGTGAATCTGCAGAGGGCTCCGCAAACACTGACGCAATGCTTTCAACGACCGCTTATATACACACTGACGCTGGCCACGCCCCGTATGCGTTACAGCCAATCGGCTTTTAGGTCACGTCTTCCGCGTCGCAAATTCGCCTGGCAACACGTAGCGCAGTTAAGTGCAGTTTGCGGCTATTGTGTTTAGTGGAGGAGGAGGTGTGTAATTGTTTGCAGGCAGGACATGCAGCGGCACATCTCATCTCACGTACTGCTGCTCATTTCATTGAACTTTTTCAAGGAGATTTGCATCTTGCAACGAAACATCAGTTGTGTGTATTGTGAAACAGTGAAACCGACTCATTGAGTACGTGCCCACCGCAACACAATAACTTtactaaacaaacacaaatccATTTACTTATGAAAATGATCTTTAGCCCTGCTTGAGgtttgctaaataaataaatagttggCATCAACAACTTTTGGGAAGTTGATGTGTGACATGATATGATGCAACTTTTAAACCATGGGTTAACTAGTGACAATTTTGGTTTGATTGTAGTAAAACTATAGAAACTACACATTTACTCTTGGTCTCAGTCGGTATTTGCAGTGAAACTATGGTAACACAAATAGTAATCAATCTGAGGAAAAAGTTACTTGGTTAGTGCACTTTTAGGctactataataaaaccatggttcatttttCTTAAGGATACTTAATCTTAAAACTTTTTTGACTGTTAATTCTTAGttcattttcagtttttttttttttattaaagaaacaacCACGTGGTAAACCCACAAGTAAATGTGTCTCATTACAGTCGAAGAACCAGTGAAGAGAAAAAAAgtgtttaacttaattaattGTTATAAGTTACACAACCCTTGTGAAacttaaccatggttttaccacaataaaaaaaaacatggttactgtagtaaaactgcAAGTCAATTAAaaatactattttaagtttcaGGTGACAAAACTACTTAATTTTGTAAGTTCAAgtagcataaaaatatatttattgatttgacaaaatgcatttttttacagtggttttgctaataagaatcaatacaccaaaaaacatgcttacacttaaaaaaaatcatggttACTTTTTGTAAGGGAACTTTAAGATACAACTAGTTTGCCTAGTTGCACTAGTAAATGGGCTTTGCAACTAGGCACTAGTGCTTTCTCATTTGTAAATTGCTTtagataaaaaaacatatatacactgaataaataaatgtaaaccaaAACATCTTCTCTTATACACTTTAACATTCATATCTAAAGTATTTCGAGTAAACAGGTGAAACATTGAAGTAAACAGTCCACATTTGGAAAACAAAGCTTTGGGTGTTTTCACACTTTATTAGCTCAGACCAGTTTAAGCTGATCAACAAGTGAAGTACCCAATTCAAACTCattgtgttttaaagtttaCCTTTGTTTTCTAGTTGTAGAAACTTTAGATGGTTTGTGTCCAGTCAGTAAATGTTTAGGAAGGGTTAAAGTTTTCCTTGTTTAGGATGAGGGTCTGGCTCTGTACAGAAGAGCGTTCCACACGAACCGGCACATTCCATGCCTGACTTCACGTCTTCTGTTTGCTGGTTAAGGGTGTGGGGTCCTGAAGGATAAAATCCTGAACAACAGCCTGTAAACTCTTGCATATAAAGGCTTAAAGTTGCATGAATACACAAACCCTCTAATAGACTAATATATACTCATTTAACTTCTATTTCTGCAAGAAACACTCCAGGAGGGAAGTTAGGTCACAAACTTCATTTACTTCAGATGAAATCAATGAGTTCTAATGTGATGGTGTTTCTGTGATGTGTAAATGGAAATCAGCCACAACGGCCTTACACCACAGCAGGGACGTTTACATGTGCAAACAACActcacaatatttaaaatataatgccAACTAATGCAGGACAAGAAGCATAGATGGTTGATTCGGAGTGCCTGCgcaatgcataaatgtaaagttaatGTTGTTATGTGGCGTTGTGATTGGATTTCTGGTTTAATCTGAAGTGAAAGTCATCTATGAACTGAAATTATCTGCTGAACTACCACAGATCATCTTACAGCAGGATCATTTAGATCAAAAGCATTTGCGACTGTAACACACTTTAGTTTTAATGATCTTCAATGAAATGACCTGGATGAATTCCCAGGTTATAACTTAAAgctgtttttctttttgaacCTTTGACCACACTACAACTGTgaacaataaaacatttctccaggacaaaaccttaaaaaaaaacaaagcacaTAAAGTTGGAGGTTATTTTCAATGCCAAAAAAAAGAAACCCATCATGTAAAACTCTGCTTAAAAAGTTTCCTCAGAGGAAATTTGTGCCTGTGTTTGTTAATGCGTGCATGCATTCGTCTCAGTGCatataatgcaaacactgaGAGTTTTGGATGGATGCCAAACTTCACAGACGTATCTCAGCCCACGTGAGGGTTGGACACACAGTTCCTATTCTGACTGTGCGAGGAACCACAAGAAAACAAAGACACGTGTGCTACGTCCAGGAACAAAACATACTGTACGgacttattttacatattgTGTACTTATAAATTTCATGACTTGAAGCAACAAATTTCTGCAGgtcataaaaacataaaagctGTAACTTCTTCTGTAAAGTTTATACTTTTGAAAACTTGTTAAAGAATAAAAGATGTTTACACCATGAGTACATAATGAATAAATACAAATCTTATCACaacttttaaataataaacaatctaaaaaatatatatatatattttttaataaaaatgaacaAGAATCACATTATATGAAATGTACTTGGGCATTCATCAGACACTTTTATCAaaagcaacttaaaaaaagaataaGACAATAATGCTAATGAAGAAAATTCAGTAGTAAGGATTTTAAGGGAAACTAATCTCATTTGATTAAAGGACTACAAAATAAACTAAAGTGATAAAGTGTGTTGTGTCCCCCAGCATTAGGACCCTGCAGAAAGTGTGTAGTGTTAGAAACGCCCTTTTTTTGAGGATTACGGTGGACAACAATCATCTGAGCTAGAACAGAACGTTCAGTACTTTTATTCATCAACATCTCTGCTTCAGCTGAAGACTGATAAACATCATCACACTCAAGACACTTTAACATACAAACATGAGATCACATTACAGCAGTTTTGGTTTTAAATGTCCTCCAACTTTTTAGATGGAAACATTAATTTCAGTTCCTACGTAAGAACCTCAGTTCTTAGAACATTCAGTTGGTTTTTAAGTGTTTCTGATGATGAAGTCTATAAAGAGTTGTTGTTGTCTTCGGGTGGAGGATAAAGAATGTGGGGGTCTTATATCCCAACACAGCTGCTGTCCACCCCCACACTCTGTGATTGTACATTTCCTCAATGTAGAGAGAGCGTGTGGGGCAGGCTGTGAGCTTCTCATGTGCTTAAAAACAACTGACTTAAACATTTAGATGGTTATTTTCTCagattacttttatttttataaaaaaagtgtgaaaatta
The Paramisgurnus dabryanus chromosome 1, PD_genome_1.1, whole genome shotgun sequence genome window above contains:
- the ddit4 gene encoding DNA damage-inducible transcript 4 protein; this encodes MQEHLISSILSEDSNLPSTPTSDASSKRLSWSRLLQKLHSVDSDSDNQSSSTDDQSDTGSISLPDLSESEMFFDPSEEALCKDVVQLISDNLTEAKDDVLHCSKLLIPEKLLEHIGQELVHLSVSEPCGLRGALVDLCVEQRDNCEAVGQIAVDPYLVPTFHLTLVLRLDSKGLWPKIQGLFTGRSPASPALRHALKLSTGFRVIKRKLYSSEELLIEEC